A single region of the Penaeus vannamei isolate JL-2024 chromosome 23, ASM4276789v1, whole genome shotgun sequence genome encodes:
- the LOC113817163 gene encoding carbonic anhydrase 1 isoform X2, protein MRNHTPTTAPPAAPSWSYEGEGGPENWATLFPNYCAGSSQSPIALNGLEATIKSSSDAWVLDKYDTVPDDLMIENNGHSAKVAWTITDVAELPSISGGELGGQYTFAQFHFHWGSVSTQGSEHTLNGVAYAAELHLVHFKTEYGSLTEAVAHDDGLAVLGIMLLGGLVDNPSLTPIIEGLATIPNSGDEEHLATMFPLQDLLPPDTNTFYRYSGSLTTPTCNEVVTWTVFREPISISEHQLEEFRKLLGDHDHHIEDNYRPVQPINGRTVEKITLS, encoded by the exons ATGAGGAATCACA CTCCTACAACTGCCCCTCCTGCGGCACCTTCATGGAGTTACGAGGGTGAAGGAG GTCCCGAGAACTGGGCGACGCTGTTTCCCAATTACTGTGCTGGCAGCAGTCAGTCCCCGATCGCCTTGAATGGACTCGAAGCCACTATTAAGAGCTCTTCCGACGCTTGGGTGCTGGACAAATACGACACCGTCCCTGATGATCTCATGATTGAAAACAATGGACATTCAG ccAAGGTTGCATGGACCATCACAGACGTCGCGGAGCTCCCCTCAATCAGCGGCGGAGAGTTGGGAGGCCAATACACTTTCGCCCAGTTTCACTTCCACTGGGGCAGCGTCAGCACACAGGGATCCGAGCACACACTCAATGGGGTCGC ATACGCTGCCGAGCTTCATCTGGTGCACTTCAAGACTGAGTATGGGTCCCTCACCGAAGCGGTCGCGCACGATGACGGCCTTGCTGTGTTGGGCATTATGCTCCTGGGCGGTCTGGTCGACAATCCCAGTCTCACGCCAATCATCGAAGGGCTTGCCACTATTCCGAATTCAG GTGACGAAGAACACCTGGCAACGATGTTCCCCCTCCAAGACCTCCTGCCGCCGGACACCAACACCTTCTACAGGTACTCAGGTTCCTTGACAACTCCCACCTGCAATGAGGTCGTCACCTGGACTGTTTTCCGAGAGCCCATAAGCATTTCCGAGCATCAG cTTGAGGAATTCCGCAAGCTTCTCGGAGATCACGACCACCACATTGAAGACAACTACCGCCCTGTCCAGCCCATCAACGGCCGTACG GTCGAGAAGATCACTTTATCTTAA
- the LOC113817163 gene encoding carbonic anhydrase 1 isoform X1, translated as MQSQGASEEKRYEESQLTPTTAPPAAPSWSYEGEGGPENWATLFPNYCAGSSQSPIALNGLEATIKSSSDAWVLDKYDTVPDDLMIENNGHSAKVAWTITDVAELPSISGGELGGQYTFAQFHFHWGSVSTQGSEHTLNGVAYAAELHLVHFKTEYGSLTEAVAHDDGLAVLGIMLLGGLVDNPSLTPIIEGLATIPNSGDEEHLATMFPLQDLLPPDTNTFYRYSGSLTTPTCNEVVTWTVFREPISISEHQLEEFRKLLGDHDHHIEDNYRPVQPINGRTVEKITLS; from the exons ATGCAGAGCCAAGGAGCTTCAGAGGAAAAAAGGTATGAGGAATCACAGTTAA CTCCTACAACTGCCCCTCCTGCGGCACCTTCATGGAGTTACGAGGGTGAAGGAG GTCCCGAGAACTGGGCGACGCTGTTTCCCAATTACTGTGCTGGCAGCAGTCAGTCCCCGATCGCCTTGAATGGACTCGAAGCCACTATTAAGAGCTCTTCCGACGCTTGGGTGCTGGACAAATACGACACCGTCCCTGATGATCTCATGATTGAAAACAATGGACATTCAG ccAAGGTTGCATGGACCATCACAGACGTCGCGGAGCTCCCCTCAATCAGCGGCGGAGAGTTGGGAGGCCAATACACTTTCGCCCAGTTTCACTTCCACTGGGGCAGCGTCAGCACACAGGGATCCGAGCACACACTCAATGGGGTCGC ATACGCTGCCGAGCTTCATCTGGTGCACTTCAAGACTGAGTATGGGTCCCTCACCGAAGCGGTCGCGCACGATGACGGCCTTGCTGTGTTGGGCATTATGCTCCTGGGCGGTCTGGTCGACAATCCCAGTCTCACGCCAATCATCGAAGGGCTTGCCACTATTCCGAATTCAG GTGACGAAGAACACCTGGCAACGATGTTCCCCCTCCAAGACCTCCTGCCGCCGGACACCAACACCTTCTACAGGTACTCAGGTTCCTTGACAACTCCCACCTGCAATGAGGTCGTCACCTGGACTGTTTTCCGAGAGCCCATAAGCATTTCCGAGCATCAG cTTGAGGAATTCCGCAAGCTTCTCGGAGATCACGACCACCACATTGAAGACAACTACCGCCCTGTCCAGCCCATCAACGGCCGTACG GTCGAGAAGATCACTTTATCTTAA
- the LOC138866064 gene encoding carbonic anhydrase 1-like: MQSQGASEEKRYEESQLTPTTAPPAAPSWSYEGEGGPENWATLFPNYCAGSSQSPIALNGLEATIKSSSDAWVLDKYDTVPDDLKIENNGHSAKVAWTITDVAELPSISGGELGGQYTFAQFHFHWGSVSTQGSEHTLNGVAYAAELHLVHFKTEYGSLTEAVAHDDGLAVLGIMLLGGLVDNPRLTPIIEGLATIPNSGDEEHLATMFPLQDLLPPDTNTFYRYSGSLTTPTCNEVVTWTVFREPISISENQLEEFRKLLGDHDHHIEDNYRPVQPINGRTVEKITLS, translated from the exons ATGCAGAGCCAAGGAGCTTCAGAGGAAAAAAGGTATGAGGAATCACAGCTAA CTCCTACAACTGCCCCTCCTGCGGCACCTTCATGGAGTTACGAGGGTGAAGGAG GTCCCGAGAACTGGGCGACGCTGTTTCCCAATTACTGTGCTGGCAGCAGTCAGTCCCCGATCGCCTTGAATGGACTCGAAGCCACTATTAAGAGCTCTTCCGACGCTTGGGTGCTGGACAAATACGACACCGTCCCTGATGATCTCAAGATCGAAAACAATGGACATTCAG ccAAGGTTGCATGGACCATCACAGACGTCGCGGAGCTCCCCTCAATCAGCGGCGGAGAGTTGGGAGGCCAATACACTTTCGCCCAGTTTCACTTCCACTGGGGCAGCGTCAGCACACAGGGATCCGAGCACACCCTCAATGGGGTCGC ATACGCTGCCGAGCTTCATCTAGTGCACTTCAAGACTGAGTATGGGTCCCTCACCGAAGCGGTCGCGCACGATGACGGCCTTGCTGTGTTGGGCATTATGCTCCTGGGCGGTCTGGTCGACAATCCCAGGCTCACGCCAATCATCGAAGGGCTTGCCACTATTCCGAATTCAG GTGACGAAGAACACCTGGCAACGATGTTCCCCCTCCAAGACCTCCTGCCGCCGGACACCAACACCTTCTACAGGTACTCAGGTTCCTTGACAACTCCCACCTGCAATGAGGTCGTCACCTGGACTGTCTTCCGAGAGCCCATAAGCATTTCCGAGAATCAG cTTGAGGAATTCCGCAAGCTTCTCGGAGATCACGACCACCACATTGAAGACAACTACCGCCCTGTCCAGCCCATCAACGGCCGTACG GTCGAGAAGATCACTTTATCTTAA